The following coding sequences lie in one Eleginops maclovinus isolate JMC-PN-2008 ecotype Puerto Natales chromosome 21, JC_Emac_rtc_rv5, whole genome shotgun sequence genomic window:
- the LOC134883765 gene encoding uncharacterized protein LOC134883765 gives MGKCRFNPSWVHDAKYNWVQPVPGNVWEAQCTLCRKTFKLGTMGHIALNSHMKSAKHTKLVEVRSSQAPIATFCVPPSVQSTSVASATPLQQVPLSGLLCGSTPTLQAEVIWTLRTVYEHHSYSSNEGITDVFKCMFPDSQIAATFSCGSNKTAYLTKFGLVPFISKELTEQVNQAVGFVPMLDESLNKSTKTKQLDIHLRYWDGDRVRSRYFGSQFMGHAKAVDLLSNFKECLRDLDLRRMVSLSMDGPNVNWRFLEMLQTEHAEHFGGAQLVVVGSCGLHTLHNAVKCGFTEWHMEKFLRALHTIFHNVPARREDFCNLTKSKTFALPFCGHRWIENLPVVQRAIEIWPDMKKYVDAVTTKKLPNPGTSSYDTIEVATKDPLILAKLHFFMAVSRSVTPFLTKYQTDEPVLPFFANDLAELLKNLLRRFIKRELLTDVTPQHLVRLDVTDKQSRVHPKAVDIGIGAETAIKELQQRSKSSEELSILHFQNQCMECLSKMVQKIQERSPLKFPIVRQLTCLNPAFMYSNPELCQKQMKSIVRKFLQDRQLDGGVAAGDLITQKFSEMLSVEVRTEEFQSFQPFKKRLDVFLSNIISETYPQLWSFIQKLLLLSHGQATVERGFSVNKEIETANIHEDTVVAQRIVCDYISLHGGVTKVPLTPALLSSVSSSRARYRIHLETERKKRESQAESEKRKAIEENLEQLRKHRRSIKEVAEHLLRDADKLADQAEAKQAGSKMAELIAKSNAFRRSHKEKMAELIKLDEQIAAKRAELQKL, from the exons ATGGGCAAATGTCGGTTCAATCCGTCGTGGGTACACGACGCTAAGTATAACTGGGTTCAGCCTGTGCCAGGGAATGTGTGGGAGGCACAGTGTACtttatgcagaaaaaccttcaaactTGGGACCATGGGGCATATAGCCTTGAACTCCCATATGAAGAGTGCTAAGCACACAAAATTGGTTGAAGTGCGTTCGAGCCAGGCACCGATAGCAACTTTCTGTGTGCCACCTTCAGTGCAGTCTACCTCCGTGGCTAGCGCTACACCACTGCAGCAGGTACCACTGTCAGGGTTACTGTGCGGGTCAACACCAACTCTGCAGGCAGAGGTAATATGGACTCTTAGGACAGTATACGAACACCACTCCTACTCCTCCAATGAGGGCATCACCGAtgtattcaaatgcatgttcccTGACTCTCAAATCGCGGCAACATTTTCATGCGGGAGCAACAAGACAGCGTATCTTACGAAGTTCGGTCTCGTCCCTTTTATCAGTAAGGAGCTCACCGAGCAGGTAAACCAGGCTGTTGGTTTTGTGCCAATGCTGGACGAAAGcctcaacaaaagcacaaaaaccaaacagcttGACATCCATCTCCGCTACTGGGACGGTGACCGTGTTCGATCACGATATTTTGGCTCGCAGTTCATGGGCCATGCAAAGGCGGTGGACCTTCTCAGTAATTTCAAG GAGTGTTTACGTGACCTTGATTTGAGGAGGATGGTCTCTTTGTCCATGGACGGACCCAACGTCAATTGGCGTTTTCTTGAGATGCTGCAGACGGAGCATGCTGAGCATTTTGGGGGTGCCCAGTTGGTTGTAGTGGGAAGTTGTGGGCTACACACTCTACATAATGCTGTCAAATGTGGATTCACTGAGTGGCATATGGAGAAGTTCTTAAGAGCTCTTCATACTATTTTTCACAATGTGCCAGCAAGAAGGGAGGATTTTTGCAATCTTACAAAGTCCAAAACCTTTGCTTTGCCTTTCTGTGGTCACCGCTGGATCGAGAACCTCCCAGTAGTGCAGAGAGCCATTGAGATCTGGCctgacatgaagaaatatgttgaTGCTGTTACAACCAAGAAGCTCCCAAACCCTGGAACGTCTTCTTATGACACCATCGAGGTGGCAACCAAAGACCCTCTTATTTTGGCAAAGCTGCATTTTTTCATGGCAGTTTCACGAAGTGTGACACCCTTCTTGACAAAGTATCAAACGGATGAACCTGTGCTTCCATTCTTTGCCAATGACTTGGCTGAATTACTGAAG aATTTGCTGAGGCGATTCATCAAGCGAGAGCTACTGACTGATGTCACACCTCAGCACTTGGTACGGCTTGATGTCACTGACAAGCAGTCGAGGGTGCATCCAAAGGCAGTGGACATCGGCATTGGTGCAGAGACTGCCATAAAG GAACTCCAACAGCGGAGTAAATCCTCAGAGGAACTTTCCatcctacattttcaaaaccaatGCATGGAGTGTCTATCCAAAATGGTCCAGAAGATTCAGGAGAGGAGCCCTTTGAAGTTTCCGATTGTTAGACAATTAACTTGTCTGAACCCAGCCTTTATGTACAGCAACCCTGAACTGTGTCAGAAACAGATGAAGAGCATAGTCAGGAAGTTTCTACAAGACAGACAGTTGGATGGAGGAGTTGCTGCTG GTGATCTGATCACCCAGAAGTTCTCAGAGATGCTGTCCGTGGAGGTCCGAACTGAAGAATTTCAGTCCTTCCAGCCATTCAAGAAAAGACTGGATGTCTTTCTAAGCAACATCATCAGTGAGACCTACCCACAACTTTGGTCCTTTATCCAGAAGCTTCTACTTCTATCACACGGGCAGGCAACAGTTGAGCGGGGCTTTTCGGTGAACAAAGAAATTGAAACTGCTAACATTCACGAAGACACCGTTGTAGCGCAGAGAATCGTCTGTGACTACATCTCTCTCCATGGAGGGGTTACCAAGGTCCCCCTCACGCCAGCCCTGCTTTCCTCGGTCTCATCTTCCAGAGCAAGATATAGAATTCATCttgagacggagagaaaaaagagagaatctcAAGCAGAGTCAGAAAAACGAAAGGCCATTGAGGAGAACCTGGAGCAACTGAGAAAGCACAGAAGATCCATCAAGGAGGTAGCCGAACATCTGCTCAGGGATGCTGATAAGTTGGCAGACCAGGCTGAAGCCAAGCAAGCAGGCAGCAAGATGGCGGAGCTAATAGCAAAATCGAATGCCTTTAGAAGGAGCCACAAGGAAAAGATGGCTGAACTCATTAAACTGGACGAACAGATTGCTGCCAAAAGAGCTGAGCTCCAAAAGCTGTAG